The following proteins come from a genomic window of Canis aureus isolate CA01 chromosome 3, VMU_Caureus_v.1.0, whole genome shotgun sequence:
- the MFAP4 gene encoding microfibril-associated glycoprotein 4 isoform X2 yields MKVLLALPLLLLCTPPCAPQISGIRGDALEKPCLPQPLDCDDVYAQGYQVDGVYLIYPSGPSVPVPVFCDMTTAGGKWTVFQKRFNGSVSFFRGWNDYKLGFGRADGEYWLGLQNLHLLTLKQKYELRVDLEDFENNTASAKYAEFSISPNAVSAEEDGYTLYVAGFEDGGAGDSLSYHSGQKFSTFDRDQDLFVQNCAALSSGAFWFRSCHFANLNGFYLGGSHLSYANGINWAQWKGFYYSLKRTEMKIRRA; encoded by the exons GTTCTCCTGGCCCTGCCGCTGCTGCTTCTCTGCacgcccccctgcgccccccagATCTCCGGGATCCGGGGAGACG ctctggaGAAGCCTTGCCTTCCGCAGCCCCTGGACTGTGATGACGTCTACGCGCAGGGGTACCAGGTGGACGGTGTGTACCTCATCTACCCCTCGGGCCCCAGCGTGCCCGTGCCGGTCTTCTGTGACATGACCACTGCGGGCGGAAAGTGGACG GTTTTCCAGAAGAGATTCAATGGCTCAGTGAGTTTCTTCCGGGGCTGGAACGACTACAAGCTGGGCTTCGGCCGTGCCGACGGGGAGTACTGGCTGG gGCTGCAGAACCTGCACCTCCTGACGCTGAAGCAGAAGTACGAGCTGCGAGTGGACCTGGAGGACTTTGAGAACAACACGGCCTCCGCCAAGTATGCCGAATTCTCTATCTCGCCCAACGCGGTCAGTGCCGAGGAGGATGGCTACACCCTTTACGTGGCAGGCTTCGAGGACGGCGGGGCAG GCGACTCCCTGTCCTACCACAGCGGCCAGAAGTTCTCCACCTTCGACCGGGACCAGGACCTCTTTGTGCAGAACTGCGCGGCCCTCTCCTCAGGAGCCTTCTGGTTCCGCAGCTGCCACTTTGCCAACCTCAACGGCttctacctgggtggctcccacCTCTCCTATGCTAATGGCATCAACTGGGCCCAGTGGAAGGGCTTCTACTACTCCCTCAAGCGCACCGAGATGAAAATCCGCCGGGCCTGA
- the MFAP4 gene encoding microfibril-associated glycoprotein 4 isoform X1 — MKVLLALPLLLLCTPPCAPQISGIRGDALEKPCLPQPLDCDDVYAQGYQVDGVYLIYPSGPSVPVPVFCDMTTAGGKWTVFQKRFNGSVSFFRGWNDYKLGFGRADGEYWLGLQNLHLLTLKQKYELRVDLEDFENNTASAKYAEFSISPNAVSAEEDGYTLYVAGFEDGGAGIPCCLPHQRPSGEKATPCPTTAARSSPPSTGTRTSLCRTARPSPQEPSGSAAATLPTSTASTWVAPTSPMLMASTGPSGRASTTPSSAPR; from the exons GTTCTCCTGGCCCTGCCGCTGCTGCTTCTCTGCacgcccccctgcgccccccagATCTCCGGGATCCGGGGAGACG ctctggaGAAGCCTTGCCTTCCGCAGCCCCTGGACTGTGATGACGTCTACGCGCAGGGGTACCAGGTGGACGGTGTGTACCTCATCTACCCCTCGGGCCCCAGCGTGCCCGTGCCGGTCTTCTGTGACATGACCACTGCGGGCGGAAAGTGGACG GTTTTCCAGAAGAGATTCAATGGCTCAGTGAGTTTCTTCCGGGGCTGGAACGACTACAAGCTGGGCTTCGGCCGTGCCGACGGGGAGTACTGGCTGG gGCTGCAGAACCTGCACCTCCTGACGCTGAAGCAGAAGTACGAGCTGCGAGTGGACCTGGAGGACTTTGAGAACAACACGGCCTCCGCCAAGTATGCCGAATTCTCTATCTCGCCCAACGCGGTCAGTGCCGAGGAGGATGGCTACACCCTTTACGTGGCAGGCTTCGAGGACGGCGGGGCAGGTATCCCCTGCTGCCTGCCTCACCAGCGGCCATCGGGAGAGAAG GCGACTCCCTGTCCTACCACAGCGGCCAGAAGTTCTCCACCTTCGACCGGGACCAGGACCTCTTTGTGCAGAACTGCGCGGCCCTCTCCTCAGGAGCCTTCTGGTTCCGCAGCTGCCACTTTGCCAACCTCAACGGCttctacctgggtggctcccacCTCTCCTATGCTAATGGCATCAACTGGGCCCAGTGGAAGGGCTTCTACTACTCCCTCAAGCGCACCGAGATGA
- the MAPK7 gene encoding mitogen-activated protein kinase 7 isoform X2 — protein MESDLHQIIHSSQPLTLEHVRYFLYQLLRGLKYMHSAQVIHRDLKPSNLLVNENCELKIGDFGMARGLCTSPAEHQYFMTEYVATRWYRAPELMLSLHEYTQAIDLWSVGCIFGEMLARRQLFPGKNYVHQLQLIMMVLGTPSPAVIQAVGAERVRAYIQSLPPRQAVPWETVYPGADRQALSLLGRMLRFEPSARISAAAALRHPFLAKYHDPDDEPDCAPPFDFAFDREALTRERIKEAIVAEIEDFHARREGIRQQIRFQPSLQPVASEPGCPDVEMPSPWAPSGDCAMESPPPAPPPCPGPAPDTIDLTLQPPLPASEPAPPKKEGAISDNTKAALKAALLKSLRSRLRDGPSAPLEAPEPRKPVTAQERQREREEKRRRRQERAKEREKRRQERERKERGAGTSGGPSTDPLAGLVLSDNDRSLLERWTRMARPAAPTAAPTPAPAPAHAPVPAPAPAQPSSPPAAPPPKPAGSPTGPVPQPACPAPGPAPHPASPPGPVPGPAPLQTATPSLLAPPALVPPSGLPGPGAVAVLPYFPSGPPPPEPGGAPQPSTSESPDVNLVTQQLSKSQVEDPLPPVFSGTPKGSGAGYGVGFDLEEFLNQSFDMGVADGPQDGQADSASLSASLLADWLEGHGMNPADIESLQREIQMDSPMLLADLPDLQEP, from the exons ATGGAGAGTGACCTGCACCAGATCATCCACTCCTCCCAGCCACTCACTCTGGAGCACGTGCGCTACTTCCTGTATCAGCTGCTTCGGGGCCTCAAGTACATGCACTCGGCTCAGGTCATCCACCGCGACCTCAAGCCCTCCAACCTGTTGGTGAATGAGAATTGTGAGCTCAAGATTGGCGACTTTGGCATGGCCCGTGGCCTGTGCACCTCGCCTGCTGAACACCAGTACTTCATGACTGAGTATGTGGCCACACGCTGGTACCGTGCTCCTGAGCTCATGCTCTCACTGCACGAGTACACACAGGCTATCGACCTGTGGTCTGTGGGCTGCATCTTTGGTGAGATGCTAGCCCGGCGCCAGCTCTTCCCAGGCAAAAATTATGTACACCAGCTGCAGCTGATCATGATGGTGCTGGGTACCCCGTCGCCAGCTGTAATCCAGGCTGTGGGGGCTGAGAGAGTGCGGGCCTACATCCAGAGCCTGCCACCACGTCAGGCTGTGCCCTGGGAGACAGTGTATCCAGGCGCCGACCGCCAGGCCCTGTCACTGCTGGGACGCATGTTGCGTTTCGAGCCTAGCGCCCGCATCTCTGCAGCTGCTGCCCTTCGCCACCCCTTCCTGGCCAAGTACCATGACCCTGATGATGAGCCTGACTGTGCCCCAccttttgattttgcttttgacCGTGAAGCCCTCACTCGGGAGCGCATTAAAGAGGCTATAGTGGCGGAGATCGAGGACTTCCATGCACGACGTGAGGGCATCCGCCAACAGATCCGCTTCCAGCCTTCCCTGCAGCCTGTGGCCAGTGAACCTGGCTGCCCTGATGTTGAGATGCCCAGTCCCTGGGCTCCCAGCGGGGACTGTGCCATGGAGTCACCTCCACCAGCTCCACCGCCGTGTCCTGGCCCTGCACCTGACACCATTGATCTGACCCTGCAACCACCCCTGCCAGCTAGTGAACCAGCCCCTCCGAAGAAGGAGGGTGCCATCTCAGACAACACCAAGGCAGCCCTCAAAGCCGCCCTGCTCAAGTCCTTGCGGAGCCGGCTCCGAG ATGGCCCCAGTGCTCCTCTGGAAGCTCCTGAGCCTCGAAAGCCGGTGACTGCCCAGGAGCGTCAGCGGGAGCGGGAGGAGAAGCGGCGGAGGCGGCAAGAGCGAGCCAAGGAGCGGGAGAAGCGGCGGCAGGAGCGGGAACGCAAGGAGCGGGGGGCCGGGACCTCTGGGGGTCCGTCCACCGATCCCCTGGCTGGGCTGGTGCTCAGTGACAATGACCGCAGCCTGCTGGAGCGCTGGACTCGCATggcccggcccgcagcccccacagcagccccaaccccagccccagccccagcccatgCCCCAGTCCCAGCACCcgccccagctcagcccagcagtcctcctgctgcccccccacCAAAACCAGCAGGCTCCCCCACTGGTCCTGTACCGCAGCCTGCTTGCCCAGCCCCTGGGCCTGCTCCTCACCCCGCCAGCCCTCCGGGGCCTGTCCCTGGCCCAGCTCCACTCCAGACTGCCACCCCTAGCCTCCTGGCTCCCCCTGCACTTGTGCCACCCTCTGGGCTGCCTGGCCCCGGTGCCGTAGCTGTGCTGCCTTACTTCCCATCTGGCCCGCCCCCTCCAGAGCCCGGAGGGGCCCCTCAGCCCTCCACCTCAGAATCCCCCGACGTCAACCTGGTCACTCAGCAGCTGTCCAAGTCACAG GTGGAGGACCCCTTGCCCCCAGTCTTCTCGGGCACTCCAAAGGGCAGTGGGGCCGGCTATGGTGTTGGCTTTGACCTGGAGGAATTCCTAAACCAGTCTTTTGACATGGGAGTGGCTGACGGGCCACAGGATGG CCAGGCAGACTCAGCCTCACTCTCAGCTTCCCTGCTTGCTGACTGGCTGGAGGGCCACGGCATGAACCCTGCCGACATTGAGTCCCTGCAGCGTGAGATCCAGATGGATTCCCCGATGCTGCTGGCTGACCTGCCGGACCTCCAGGAGCCCTGA